Proteins from a genomic interval of Synechococcus sp. A15-28:
- a CDS encoding DoxX family protein, whose protein sequence is MTSQLLLDWLGRVLMAALFVKAVPGKVTDFSGTVDVIASKGIAEPLAGCLLASAITCLIFGSVVFVFGTNTRLGASLLLVFLVPTTLLFHTFPVDSGFFMNVALIGALLLALTRSSAGAVPSFRWLRHR, encoded by the coding sequence ATGACCTCTCAGCTCCTGCTCGATTGGCTCGGGCGAGTTTTAATGGCTGCGTTGTTTGTCAAAGCCGTTCCCGGAAAAGTGACGGATTTCAGCGGAACGGTTGATGTGATCGCTTCAAAAGGGATCGCCGAACCCTTGGCTGGATGTCTCCTGGCCAGTGCCATCACCTGTTTGATCTTCGGATCGGTTGTTTTTGTTTTTGGAACGAACACCCGGCTCGGGGCGTCGCTGCTGCTGGTGTTTCTCGTGCCCACCACGCTGCTTTTTCACACGTTTCCGGTGGATAGCGGCTTCTTCATGAACGTGGCCCTGATTGGTGCATTGTTGTTGGCGCTCACTCGGTCCAGTGCAGGAGCAGTGCCCAGCTTTCGTTGGCTACGGCACCGGTGA